The following is a genomic window from Thaumasiovibrio subtropicus.
GAAATAGCAACAGCAACACTGGCTCGGCTATTGAATGCACCTCGCTGAATAAAACTCCCAGCAGAGAAAAAACACAAGAACGCACACGAACACATCATGATCGGAAACGCGGCCAATGGGTTCATTCCTAGTAGGTAAATCATTGTCATACAGGGTGCGTATAAACCGATGCCAACCGTCATCAAAGCACCAAAAATAAAGTTACCTAAAATGCCAATCAGTAACTTAGTGCCGCTCAATCCAAGCGCCTCTCCACCAAGCGGGAATAACTCTAATCGGCCTGCAAACATTAATCCGGCAACAATAAGCAAAGCGATGGACATGATCAGTCGAATCATCTGTCTATCCAAATTCGCGACAAACCTCGCCCCCACAGTTGCACCTAAACAAGCCGCCGCAATCAAGCTAAATAGTGTCGTACTATCGACATTCACCGCAGTCAAAAAAAGCAATGACTGAGCAACCGTGGCAAGGGTTGCTTGCGCATTTAAGGTGCCAGGAAGTAACTTATCATCAACCAAATTTAGCTGTTTATACGCTGCGGTTTTAATCGCAAAACTCCCCACGCCTAACGCATCACAGAAGTTAGCAAACCCTCCGATCAACGCAATTGACCACACTTTTGTCTGCGCTTCCTGCGCGCGTTGCTTACGCCATGCATTAAAAAGCATCGCAATAAACACCGCCCCACCTGCCAGCAACCCCGCCTGCAGAATATGCAACATCGACATTAAATAACTTACTCGAATTAAAAAAGTGCGCTATTGTGATCAAGTTGGCATTTGTAGGCAATAATCTAAATCAACTAAACATCCTTTTGGCTGCTAAATCCTGTTACAATCTTTTGCACTCCGTTAAAAAATCCGGCAGAAGGACTAGGGTTATTAGCCACTTAGGTTAACTACCTGTTGTTATCCTTAAAGGTTCAACAAACAATGAATTCATTCGTCGCACGGCAACCTATTCTCAATTCAAAACTAGAAACTGTTGCCTATGAACTGTTGTTTCGCGATGGGCCAAATAATGCGTTTCCTCAGGTCTCTGCTGAGTACGCAACGTCACGCTTGTTAATTGAGCGTATCACCTCTTTGCAAAACAACACCTCAAACAAAAAAAATAGCGAACTCGCATTTATTAACTTCCCAGAGAAAAGCTTGGTTGACCTAACGCCAACGCTCTTCCCAAAGACTGACCTCGTGATTGAAATACTGGAAGATTGCGAACCCAATGATGCGCTTTTCAATGCGGTGAAGAAGCTCCACGCGCGTGGATATACACTTGCACTCGATGACTTTGAAAACACACCAGAATGGCGCCGATTTTTTCCGTACATCAGTATTATTAAATTTGATCTCCTCAGCACGAGCTTAGATGAAGCGCGTAAATTCATTCATCTCCATAGCCATTTCAATATTAAGTATCTCGCGGAAAAAGTGGAGACGCATGAGCAATTTCAAGCCGCCCTTAATATTGGTTTCGAATACTTCCAAGGCTATTTCTTTGCCAAGCCTGAAATCATTGAACAGCGCTCGCTATCACCCTCAGCGATGACAACCATGCGCTTGTTTAAAGCCATCAGTGAGACCAACGTCGACTTTGCAGAAGTGGAAAGCATCGTGAGTAGTGATGTGTC
Proteins encoded in this region:
- a CDS encoding sulfite exporter TauE/SafE family protein, with translation MSMLHILQAGLLAGGAVFIAMLFNAWRKQRAQEAQTKVWSIALIGGFANFCDALGVGSFAIKTAAYKQLNLVDDKLLPGTLNAQATLATVAQSLLFLTAVNVDSTTLFSLIAAACLGATVGARFVANLDRQMIRLIMSIALLIVAGLMFAGRLELFPLGGEALGLSGTKLLIGILGNFIFGALMTVGIGLYAPCMTMIYLLGMNPLAAFPIMMCSCAFLCFFSAGSFIQRGAFNSRASVAVAISGPIAVLAAVFIVKSMDLDTLAWLVAFVVLYTAVTMFRSWQNDRSAQPEQAVSS
- a CDS encoding EAL and HDOD domain-containing protein translates to MNSFVARQPILNSKLETVAYELLFRDGPNNAFPQVSAEYATSRLLIERITSLQNNTSNKKNSELAFINFPEKSLVDLTPTLFPKTDLVIEILEDCEPNDALFNAVKKLHARGYTLALDDFENTPEWRRFFPYISIIKFDLLSTSLDEARKFIHLHSHFNIKYLAEKVETHEQFQAALNIGFEYFQGYFFAKPEIIEQRSLSPSAMTTMRLFKAISETNVDFAEVESIVSSDVSISYKLLRYVNTMTAVDSKPIVSFKQALVFLGENRLRRFVYLVATAYATDGKGNTLYLLSIQRARFCELVAPYLSMEPSEAFLTGLFSLLDSLLDQPIETLLSQLPLSSAVKSALIESKGRLGGIVALAKAYDRADWHRIKLICQHYRLDETRIADCYVDSLEWTQDFVNKSQQ